A stretch of the Acidobacteriota bacterium genome encodes the following:
- a CDS encoding protein-glutamate O-methyltransferase CheR, with protein sequence MIHEIALMTREEQALLNEILSREFGLHFPNGKRQILQSRLEPRLRELRLKRFLDYYLRLHCDLEGEREQLVRRVTNNETYFFREKAQFEALFDLALDHLRTSPAQAGRLRILSAGCSSGEEAYTLGIYARQHRFRLGSTEVRVDAFDIDKERLDLARGGEYSPRSLRALDPQRAGHYFRNPHEERFVLKEPFREGVSFRHGNIVDPDSFVPAGSYDALFCRNVLIYFSEEATHRAIENFARALRPGGLLFLGHSESIIGMTPRFETVRLGRCIAYRRTLR encoded by the coding sequence GTGATCCATGAGATCGCGCTGATGACGCGCGAGGAGCAAGCCCTGCTCAACGAGATTCTGTCGCGAGAGTTCGGACTCCATTTTCCCAACGGCAAGCGTCAGATTCTACAATCCCGCCTCGAGCCGCGGCTTCGGGAGCTACGCCTCAAGCGATTCCTGGACTACTATCTGCGGCTGCATTGCGATCTGGAGGGGGAGCGGGAGCAGTTGGTTCGGCGGGTGACCAACAACGAGACCTATTTTTTCCGCGAGAAGGCCCAATTCGAGGCCCTCTTCGATCTCGCCCTGGATCATCTGCGCACTTCGCCGGCCCAGGCCGGCCGGCTGCGGATTCTCTCCGCCGGTTGCTCGTCCGGGGAGGAGGCCTACACCCTGGGCATCTACGCTCGCCAGCATCGCTTCCGGCTGGGTTCCACGGAGGTTCGGGTGGACGCCTTCGACATCGACAAGGAGCGGCTGGATCTGGCCCGGGGCGGGGAGTACAGCCCGCGTTCGCTGCGGGCACTGGATCCTCAGCGGGCCGGTCATTATTTTCGCAACCCGCACGAGGAACGCTTCGTATTGAAAGAGCCGTTCCGCGAGGGAGTGAGCTTTCGCCATGGCAATATCGTGGATCCCGATTCCTTCGTCCCCGCGGGCTCCTACGACGCTCTGTTCTGCCGCAACGTGCTGATCTACTTCTCTGAAGAGGCGACCCACCGGGCGATTGAGAATTTCGCCCGCGCTCTGCGTCCCGGCGGTCTACTCTTCCTCGGCCACTCCGAATCCATCATCGGCATGACTCCACGCTTCGAGACCGTGCGCCTGGGGCGCTGCATCGCCTACCGGAGGACGCTGCGATGA
- a CDS encoding HEAT repeat domain-containing protein, translated as MTGSASEATWDECIQLLDQLPSMPLEQRVEAITRLIRNPSPGIRSRALRMGAAALSDDVLTSYLRDDADGVLRNAGLEMLKMRGSRGFTLAVELLRDPDDDVVLQAVLVLDHLKDPRALEPLRAQLRHSDPNVVQAVIVAIGHLGDARTIPDMLPFLEGDSWLQVAAVEALGDIRSPVAVPHLAKLLTDLMMGPLAAEALARIGGFDAFKRLAEHWLRFEQDLDAETMLGLLAHVLEGLPRFPPDVAGLRGSLSLYLHDTGAVRVPAARALLALGPGEQDDEALDLLVDAHLEPLLLPTCLSQRKDLIAKLLHAEDQRRAWGLLLAGRFPQDTPVDILVEALHKPMDAGWLELVVGTLSKVQHRDVAEALLALYRSLPVSSRASLAPVLSSHKEALRELIDGQEGLRESTQIVLAALLGRDPETTAAAIQELDHQDRLAALAQLTDQSKVMGILPWESWLEEAPADYGPLAAEVAVESGQRQLVPALRELLGEHTSPALIRAMGELGDRQSVDKLLVLLEEDSSYRPLVLESLGRIGGPRVREALREVAEGDEEGVARIAYKALSLCATTEDDGFFREAVAHHDWYVRLACAEVLGRFQRPKNLAALVQLASDPVTIVAQRAMALLEPEGDPR; from the coding sequence ATGACCGGTAGCGCTTCGGAAGCCACCTGGGATGAGTGCATCCAGCTCCTGGATCAACTCCCGTCCATGCCCTTGGAGCAGCGAGTGGAGGCCATCACCCGGCTGATCCGCAACCCCAGCCCGGGCATCCGCAGCCGCGCCCTGCGCATGGGGGCGGCGGCCCTCTCCGACGACGTTCTGACCTCGTATCTGCGCGACGACGCCGACGGCGTGCTGCGCAACGCCGGGCTGGAGATGCTCAAGATGCGTGGCAGCCGCGGCTTCACCCTGGCGGTGGAGCTGCTGCGGGATCCCGACGACGACGTGGTGCTGCAGGCAGTGCTGGTGCTCGACCACCTCAAGGATCCGCGGGCTCTGGAGCCTCTGCGAGCTCAGCTGCGGCACAGCGATCCCAACGTCGTGCAGGCGGTGATCGTCGCCATTGGGCACCTCGGGGACGCTCGCACCATTCCCGACATGTTGCCGTTCTTGGAAGGCGATTCGTGGTTGCAGGTGGCGGCGGTGGAGGCCCTGGGGGATATTCGCTCGCCGGTGGCGGTGCCGCATCTGGCCAAGCTGCTGACGGACTTGATGATGGGACCCCTGGCGGCGGAAGCCCTGGCGCGCATCGGCGGCTTCGACGCCTTCAAACGGCTGGCGGAGCATTGGCTGCGCTTCGAGCAGGACCTGGACGCGGAGACCATGCTCGGGCTCTTGGCTCACGTTCTCGAGGGCTTGCCCCGCTTCCCGCCGGACGTGGCGGGCCTGCGGGGCAGCCTGTCCCTCTACCTCCACGACACCGGCGCGGTGCGGGTTCCGGCGGCGCGGGCGCTGCTGGCCCTGGGGCCCGGAGAGCAGGACGACGAAGCTTTGGACCTGCTGGTGGACGCGCACCTCGAGCCGCTGCTCTTGCCCACCTGCCTGTCGCAACGCAAGGACCTCATCGCCAAGCTCTTGCACGCGGAGGACCAGCGGCGGGCTTGGGGGCTGCTGCTGGCGGGGCGGTTTCCCCAGGACACGCCGGTAGACATCCTGGTAGAGGCTCTGCACAAGCCCATGGACGCCGGTTGGTTGGAACTGGTCGTGGGGACCCTGTCGAAGGTTCAGCATCGCGACGTGGCGGAAGCTCTGCTGGCCCTCTACCGGTCCCTGCCGGTGAGCTCCCGGGCTTCCCTGGCGCCGGTGCTGAGCTCCCACAAGGAAGCGCTCCGGGAGTTGATCGACGGCCAGGAGGGGCTGCGGGAGAGCACGCAGATCGTCCTCGCCGCTCTCCTCGGCCGCGATCCCGAGACCACCGCCGCAGCGATTCAGGAGCTGGACCACCAGGACCGGCTGGCGGCTCTGGCGCAGTTGACGGACCAGTCCAAGGTGATGGGGATCTTGCCCTGGGAGAGCTGGCTCGAGGAGGCGCCGGCGGACTACGGCCCGCTGGCGGCGGAGGTGGCGGTGGAGTCGGGGCAGCGGCAGCTGGTGCCGGCGCTGCGGGAGCTCCTCGGCGAGCACACCAGCCCGGCCTTGATTCGGGCCATGGGGGAGCTCGGCGACCGCCAGAGCGTGGACAAGCTTCTGGTGCTACTCGAAGAGGATAGCTCCTACCGGCCGCTGGTGCTGGAAAGCCTGGGGCGCATCGGCGGTCCACGGGTGCGGGAAGCCCTGCGGGAGGTGGCGGAGGGAGATGAGGAAGGGGTGGCGCGCATCGCCTACAAGGCGCTGTCGCTGTGCGCCACCACCGAGGACGACGGCTTCTTCCGCGAGGCCGTCGCCCATCACGATTGGTACGTACGGCTGGCCTGTGCCGAGGTGCTGGGACGCTTCCAGCGACCCAAGAATCTGGCCGCTCTGGTGCAGCTGGCCTCGGACCCGGTGACCATCGTGGCGCAGCGCGCGATGGCTTTGTTGGAGCCGGAGGGTGATCCTAGGTGA